The genomic region TTGATGAGCACAGtgacaaaataaagaaaaataatgcATGGGCAGCTTGAGCAGTTAagctaactgctcgatggcagcttcaagctgttgactctgactgcaagagcggtccgtgtatggtgatcactggctaaccgctcgagcagtccgtgtatggccggcctATGACATGATTTGCGCATGTTTAAgacagtgctcagacaagccgccaagcacttacgagcacgaagaaatcaACATTaaaatcttttgtttttgtggaaaataaattaaaaattaattggaACGCTTATTTGCTCGGCAGTACCGCTTTGCTGGTAGGATTAAGTAATTAGCTGCCAAAATCTCAACCCTTTATCGCTCATGTTTATGACTAAATACCCTGGCCGGTTTCTATACAAATATTGAATCCTATTCAAGTCTAAATCCTAAGGACTATTCTTAGTGATATCCATAATTTTccaatatcaatatttttttcactcATTTGTTGGAGTAACAAGTgagttaggtatatttatataatcaattcataataatatgttttaaaatataaagttaatatttcttgaaaaaacttaaatactatttgtattttatttgttaaactattggcaaaaaaaattttgtttgtcTACATATTTATCTAGTGGACGAAATcgaaatgtgtatttttaaatcATAGACGTTACTTAAAGCTGGGAAGCTGGCTGGTAAATCAGAATGCTCAAGACTAGTCGTAATGGGCTAGATTTAGAATATAATGGAAAGTGGATCCCACCTGTGGGATCACCAACACTGAGGaatagctatagtacgcgacagatctaGATGACGgaaattggggagggaacgccgctCACAAACGCACAGCCCCcgtactaacccggtgcgggcgagcgcgagtgacgtgcggggcgtcccttcgccacatacaccgattgccatctcaacctgtctcgGACTATAGTCACAATTTCGGATTTTTTCAGTGTTTTATGTGTGCCTCTAAGACCATTGCAGACAGAACTGAGGGGTGATTggctaactcagtgatcaacgCTAAATGATAGCCATCACAAACACATTTGACATTGAtcagttctacattgctgcttcactgagtgatggcaaaataatttttcgtagaaaacttaaatggattaaaaataaatgtcaaatcacgattggttgatgctcgctcccTATTGGCTacatgtattgttgcaacaagaatagcacaaatttagccaatcagaacaattgagattgtaataatgattgatgcaggttttacgaaatcgacctaggTCACtgctagcctaatatttgacagatgtcgattcaggaccaaaccgagagtttcctcaatctagttcactctggtttcGATATTCGAACCGCAAAGTAACGTCTGCTTCTATCAAACATTTAAAAACCTCGTGAACAAGCAAACTTAGTAATCAGTGGCGTGTGGTGTGGTGCAGGGTGGGGAGTATGTGCCGCGGCGGGCATCACTTGGTGGGCTTGTGCTTAGGCGGCGTGGTGGGCGGCCCGCCCTGCTCTGCCGACGCGCCGATGGAAACTCCTTCGCTGTCTACCTCCGTCTAAACAACATGTACTATTATGAGTGAGTAGGTTGTGAGCTCTTCTCaaacctgtacgcttagtacgagattttttATATAGTCAACTGGATCTtatctgccttgttttaaagctcaagtttgtctacacatctacagccaacgcctgaagcggaaacgttgcgaaattaaaatcagtggtattgaatttcaaaacttcaattcaaggctctttatgtccattttactttgacgttattgtgtttcgactctcgaattctagcaacgttggtgagacgtaaaatcttatactgagCGTACTGGGCACGTTTAGAACCATagcagctttagttttaagtttacttaattatgactattacattattttccaaatccaacaattgacagtcaaaaagtgtacaatccatactaatattataaatgcgaaagtgtgtctgtctgtctgtctgtctgctagcttttcacggcccaacagtttaaccgattttgatgaaatttggtacagaattagcttacatcccggggaaggacacccttaccttttatcccgaaaaattaaagagttcctacgggatttttaaaaaacctaaatctacgcggacaaagtcgcgggcatcatctagtgttacatattttaaataaattacttttgaTATAATGAggggatccgtaggagaactagagtaaccgacatagctcaacgggttgagaagctgaagtagcagtgggcagggcacatagttcgtacaaccgatagacgttggggtcccaaggtgctggaatggcgactgcGCACCGGACATGATGCTGTTCGAACCGCGGTCAGGTTTTTTgcactttttaaattacttgttaTACAAAGCATTATTGGAAGGACGATAAATAATGTTTAAGTTTCTGGATACTTACTTTCTCATCTTTAGCATTGGTCTGTGGTGACCCGGTTCCATTGTTGGCATTACTGTTATCCACATCATTTTCTGCTGAGTCTGTGCTTGTTGTACCTtgaaaaagataaaataatttaagacgaaaaattaaaacaatttaacagATAAATCGATGATAAGTAATAACAACTAATTCTCTGATTAAAAAAATGACCATGAGCTGGACAACCAGTATTTCTCTGGATGGCTGGATATGGCTCATATGCCAGCAGGCGTGAGTGGCTCACCGGGCTGTATGTGTTTGACGTTGAAGCGGTCGGCCTCGTGCTCGCGCAGCACGGCGTCCAGGTTGTAGCGGCGCCGGTACGTAATGAAGAACGAGCGGATGTGCGCCTCCGTCTTCGTGCCCAGCGTCTCCGCGATGGCTTGGTAGTCTTTACCTGTTAAGTAttattacaatacaataaatCGAGACGACGATCGACGAGACGTTGCCAGTGAAAGATTAATACAAAAACAAACAGTTTTAAAAGATGGGAAAACCTGCATAAATCAGAAGTCATGATAAGGAATAAGTAATGCACTTgtttaaacacaaaaaaatctcGAATTAATACTATTCAACGCTATTAAATTCGAAACTAAgttatgaaagaatttccaaatATATAAATTGTATGAATCAAAAACATGTGAGCAACAGGAAAATAATATTAGACATTAAAATGATACACGTACCATATTTCCTCACAGCCGTAACCGCCATCAGTAGCTCGTCATTATTCCACCGCGACTGAATCTTTGCTGGGGGCTCCCCGGGCCGCAACTCTTCTACCCCCGCATCACCCACTTTGCGTTTCATTGCACTCAATTGCTGCTTGTTTTGTTGCACCTAAGCAcaaatactaataaatataaaataatcctTCAAAATACAGTATCAAAATCAATAGCAATTGTTATCCAAGTTTTTAGTTCACGTCACGAAATCAGAAAAAAATGGCAGTTAAGGTAGGGTCTCCTTGGTGTGTAAACATGCAACGTACAACTGGGTACGTTAAATGCACCTTTAGTATAGTGCCAGGCAAACAACTTGAACATAAACGCGAATGgcgggtgcacgcgattggtgGATCAGTATGCGCGGAAGCACGCCATTGGTTCATAAGTTGACCGTCGTTGCTTCGTTGATTTGCCAACTTTTTGCTACTACGCCGCTTAATGCTCAACTTTTTTGCCGGGCATATTAAGTTATGCGGTACGTTGTGCGCACACACTTTATATTTCAATAGATTCTTGTGACTTCTGCGTTTGATGCGCTGCGTGCGCCTGCGCACCAAGCAACCCCTACTTCTATTAATTCGCAACTTCGTGAATATTTTCGTACTTCGGATAAAATTACGCACTTTCGGTATATCCTGAAAATTAGGTACGTTGCATGCGGCTCGTCTCGTACTGTAAAATCAGCGATATCTATCGACGTCGCATGCGCCGCTATATTCGTCGCGTTCTGCGATGTACTGCTATATAGATCGTTTCGAGCGCGCTTTTACAAGATATCTGCGCTTTTCAATTTTCGTGACGAGAACTGTAACACCGgcattcatagtcaagataggggcttctttagaggatgaGTCGgacgacatgtgtcatacaCTACCTTAATgaattgcataaaggttgaatgaCACATGTCGTTTGAAGCATCCTCTAAAGAAGTctctatcttgactatgaattccagtgttaatGCTAGGCAGGATTGGGGAGTGCATTGCATATCTGGATTATCCAAATTAACTCTATACGCAGGACTCTCACTGCATTGACAAAAGTTCATCTCAAAAACTAGTTAAAAACTAATGAtttaaacaaagaaagaaaaaataaatttactacTGAGTATGTGTGCAGAATATATTGTTAAATCGCCTAATGCATAAAACACTACTGTAACTTTTTACGAGATCAGTTTTTCAATCACATTCTCCACATTACATCACACATTCGATTAGTAACAACCATGGTGAgtacaaaaattaataatgttaAATTGAAGATCTCCGACCATTACAAGGAACGTGCCATAACCGCTTCCTGATAACTCTTGCGCAAAGTGTAAAAGTTTGCAGTGTCATGTATAGGGTTCTATGCAAGATTTGCCCCTGTAAAGGTCAACTAGGAAAAAATTGTGATCAATTCTATCCCGACTTGACACTTGCACGGGTTCAATTAAATCATACGCGATACGGCACGCTCCCATGTAGCGGGCGCCAAGCTAAGCGTCGGGTGTCGGGTGAGATCGTAAGGGTGAGAATGTGAGCTACATAGCGTCATCGGATGGCGGGTTGCGTCTTACTTGTCTCTTGAGCGAGATAATTTCTCTGTCCATCGCTTTGAGCATAGCCTCGCCCTGATTGACCAGGCCCGGCTGCAAGGCGTCGCCGGGCTGCGGGCCGGTCGCCATGGCAACGAGATCGTCGTGATTGATGTAAATGCCGCGCGGCAGGCGGTGCTTGTACCGCTGCTGTTTCGAGCCGGGCCCGCGCCGCCCCGAGGGCCCGCACAGCGGCCGCATGGTGCCCGTGCGTCTGCGCATCACCGCCAACGTCAAACAAACCCGACCAGACCCCATCTACCATCAGCTCCCTAACCTTATATTTCTCATGCTTTTTATTACAATGCTCAAAAACTCAATTCGCTTTTCGCTACGTAAGGGATTAACACTATATTAAGACACCTTTTTTTTTCGCCTTATTTACATACTCAATTAACGGATTCGGTGGCTATTTCATTTTAGTGGACTGAAGTTAAGAAAATCTGGGACACTGAAAATTATGTGGCTCAAAATAAAACCacaattacatattataagtGCTGCTAAATCTTTgaataaagtaagtaatttacaaaaatagtaaggaatttacaaaaattataagGTTGTGTAGAAATGAaaaaagtgaaacttctttaggATCGCTCGCATGTTTGTATTGTCTGTTAAACTTAAGGGTTAATAGACAATAAAACAACTCAAGATTCAGGTTGGGTTTTATATTTAACGCGCACTGATCCATGTCAATCAGGACTGAACGttttaagattttatttccACAGTGTACTTAACGGAAAACTTTGGTGGGACCAAATATTTTCACTTCAATTAACTATCCCCTACCGCGACTAAATAAAGAAGCCTTACCCTCACAAATATTAGCAATCAGTGGGGACTGTCGACAGAAgtgaaacttaaaactataaaattgcACTGTTTtctttggattttcaaattaattgtagcatcgaaaatttaaaattccataATTTGTAAATGAAAACCTTAGTTTAGTTTTTCCATTGTTACACGCTTGGAATCCtcgaagctttagttttaagtttacgcaattaattatcaccattacatcattattttacaaattccataattgacaatcaaaaagtgtatatTAAGTCTATGGCAGAATAGTACccaatttgaaaaaataaagcGTGATTGAAAAATTGGAGTTTGAATTTTGAGTTCACCTATCAGCACTCCgagcactattaacattagcatgtctgTAACTCGAACTTGAATTTTTTACCCATCCCCAAATCGCCAAACgcacctaaagaagttttcacttcaaaatgtTAATCCCGTACGGAGGCGCGATAAGATACTTTACTTGAAATGGTGAGTTAATTCAATATTGTATGCAGTATGACAGTTGGTACCGACCTGGCGTGCACGAGGCATGCCTGGCACAACTTGTGCGAGTTGTGAGCGGTGGTCTGCGAGCACTGAATGCCGCACACGGTGCACCACTTGCCCGCCTCACCGCCGTCGCCCTACAGCCCAAGGCAACACTTTACTTCACGCCTAACCACCACAATACCTCCTCAACTATTCGAATTACCTACATTTGGAGGaaattacctaataaatttttaaatacaagtCAATAATTGCAGATTTATCGCCATTTGAAACTATCAGGCTAGagcccagagccgtaaagccagttgaaaaaaaaattggaactaCCACCAGGTCTTACCTAAAAtgaatttaattgaattatttagtttttaattcaCTTTACGTGGAATAAATGGAATATTCAAGGACCCTAGAATATTATCAGGTTAACATTTACTGTGCGTGAATCTGCCAAAATAGCATGAAATTACAAACACGACGTGATCCCGTAACTTTGTCGTCTATACTAAATGCCAGATCTACGCACCGTGAACTTGAAAAGCTACGCAAGTTACGCCTAAAATAGAAGGGGAAAATCTCACACCCGTCTGAATATCGCAGAGGTAGAATAATGGCTGATTAACGGCCATAATGAATAAGCTTATAATCTATCCACGATTTACCGTGCTAGGGATAGAGATGTGTGGTAGCTTGTATGGAGCGTATCTTTAGTAGAGCAAATCGTGGATGGATAGCTTATTAATTTTGGCCGTAAGTCACATTTGTTTTACTTACCTCTGGTgctcaaattatttataaacGTGTATTTTGTCAGTCGAAACGACTGAAGTACCTAAAATTCTAAAAGAAAACACTGCAGCTTTCTGTCGATTTTTAAAGGCCCAATAGAAACCAACGGAACAATAACAAGACCAAAGAATAATTATTCCGATCgattttgttacatttttcaatatattgtatttaaaaatttattaagcACTCCTCGGACTCCTCACACACTTCATTTAAAAACCCGTTAAAACAATATTCTGCACACATTTACAACATAAAATCCAATGGGGGCTGTTAAAGGAAGCATGCGGGAATACTGAGGTATATTAGGAGGAAAAGGTTGGGTGCTAATTTAGTTGATCTTATACacaaataagaataataattaattagcgaCTCTATAAATAACATTACAACAATGGGTGTCATTTATAACACTAACATACCCCTAGCATGACCACTGAGAAATGCGCGAATGTCAATAGCAAAAGAAAAACTCTAGCAAACTAGAACTCATGTCTCATGATAACAATATTCCCGATTCAAAGTTGACTAAACGCGTCGCATAGTTCTCAAGGCGGTCGTGCTACGCACTGCTATCGTGTTCTAGAATAGGAAA from Maniola hyperantus chromosome 16, iAphHyp1.2, whole genome shotgun sequence harbors:
- the CoRest gene encoding REST corepressor 1 isoform X5; protein product: MVLAERSNNDVRNGKRSRGPSPNGHGSPDSSSEDENAEKIRVGRDYQAVCPELEPVDQRRPDQISDRALLVWSPTADISDIKLDEYITTAKEKYGYNGEQALGMLFWHKHDLNRATMDLANFTPFPDEWTVEDKVLFEQAFQFHGKSFHRIRQMLPDKSIASLVKYYYSWKKTRARTSLMDVVSEGRNPTGSGTGKRESGAGSEPGGSDKDSDNDEKGDGGEAGKWCTVCGIQCSQTTAHNSHKLCQACLVHARRTGTMRPLCGPSGRRGPGSKQQRYKHRLPRGIYINHDDLVAMATGPQPGDALQPGLVNQGEAMLKAMDREIISLKRQVQQNKQQLSAMKRKVGDAGVEELRPGEPPAKIQSRWNNDELLMAVTAVRKYGKDYQAIAETLGTKTEAHIRSFFITYRRRYNLDAVLREHEADRFNVKHIQPGTTSTDSAENDVDNSNANNGTGSPQTNAKDEKTEVDSEGVSIGASAEQGGPPTTPPKHKPTK
- the CoRest gene encoding REST corepressor 1 isoform X2, giving the protein MVLAERSNNDVRNGKRSRGPSPNGHGSPDSSSEDENAEKIRVGRDYQAVCPELEPVDQRRPDQISDRALLVWSPTADISDIKLDEYITTAKEKYGYNGEQALGMLFWHKHDLNRATMDLANFTPFPDEWTVEDKVLFEQAFQFHGKSFHRIRQMLPDKSIASLVKYYYSWKKTRARTSLMDVVSEGRNPTGSGTGKRESGAGSEPGGSDKDSDNDEKRWTLHRGIVRGGKSLPVSGPSLRAGQQGEGDGGEAGKWCTVCGIQCSQTTAHNSHKLCQACLVHARRTGTMRPLCGPSGRRGPGSKQQRYKHRLPRGIYINHDDLVAMATGPQPGDALQPGLVNQGEAMLKAMDREIISLKRQVQQNKQQLSAMKRKVGDAGVEELRPGEPPAKIQSRWNNDELLMAVTAVRKYGKDYQAIAETLGTKTEAHIRSFFITYRRRYNLDAVLREHEADRFNVKHIQPGTTSTDSAENDVDNSNANNGTGSPQTNAKDEKTEVDSEGVSIGASAEQGGPPTTPPKHKPTK
- the CoRest gene encoding REST corepressor 1 isoform X4; the encoded protein is MVLAERSNNDVRNGKRSRGPSPNGHGSPDSSSEDENVVPFAAEKIRVGRDYQAVCPELEPVDQRRPDQISDRALLVWSPTADISDIKLDEYITTAKEKYGYNGEQALGMLFWHKHDLNRATMDLANFTPFPDEWTVEDKVLFEQAFQFHGKSFHRIRQMLPDKSIASLVKYYYSWKKTRARTSLMDVVSEGRNPTGSGTGKRESGAGSEPGGSDKDSDNDEKGDGGEAGKWCTVCGIQCSQTTAHNSHKLCQACLVHARRTGTMRPLCGPSGRRGPGSKQQRYKHRLPRGIYINHDDLVAMATGPQPGDALQPGLVNQGEAMLKAMDREIISLKRQVQQNKQQLSAMKRKVGDAGVEELRPGEPPAKIQSRWNNDELLMAVTAVRKYGKDYQAIAETLGTKTEAHIRSFFITYRRRYNLDAVLREHEADRFNVKHIQPGTTSTDSAENDVDNSNANNGTGSPQTNAKDEKTEVDSEGVSIGASAEQGGPPTTPPKHKPTK
- the CoRest gene encoding REST corepressor 1 isoform X1, translating into MVLAERSNNDVRNGKRSRGPSPNGHGSPDSSSEDENVVPFAAEKIRVGRDYQAVCPELEPVDQRRPDQISDRALLVWSPTADISDIKLDEYITTAKEKYGYNGEQALGMLFWHKHDLNRATMDLANFTPFPDEWTVEDKVLFEQAFQFHGKSFHRIRQMLPDKSIASLVKYYYSWKKTRARTSLMDVVSEGRNPTGSGTGKRESGAGSEPGGSDKDSDNDEKRWTLHRGIVRGGKSLPVSGPSLRAGQQGEGDGGEAGKWCTVCGIQCSQTTAHNSHKLCQACLVHARRTGTMRPLCGPSGRRGPGSKQQRYKHRLPRGIYINHDDLVAMATGPQPGDALQPGLVNQGEAMLKAMDREIISLKRQVQQNKQQLSAMKRKVGDAGVEELRPGEPPAKIQSRWNNDELLMAVTAVRKYGKDYQAIAETLGTKTEAHIRSFFITYRRRYNLDAVLREHEADRFNVKHIQPGTTSTDSAENDVDNSNANNGTGSPQTNAKDEKTEVDSEGVSIGASAEQGGPPTTPPKHKPTK
- the CoRest gene encoding REST corepressor 1 isoform X3, whose product is MVLAERSNNDVRNGKRSRGPSPNGHGSPDSSSEDENVVPFAAEKIRVGRDYQAVCPELEPVDQRRPDQISDRALLVWSPTADISDIKLDEYITTAKEKYGYNGEQALGMLFWHKHDLNRATMDLANFTPFPDEWTVEDKVLFEQAFQFHGKSFHRIRQMLPDKSIASLVKYYYSWKKTRARTSLMDVVSEGRNPTGSGTGKRESGAGSEPGGSDKDSDNDEKRWTLHRGIVRGGKSLPVSGPSLRAGQQGEGDGGEAGKWCTVCGIQCSQTTAHNSHKLCQACLVHARRTGTMRPLCGPSGRRGPGSKQQRYKHRLPRGIYINHDDLVAMATGPQPGDALQPGLVNQGEAMLKAMDREIISLKRQVQQNKQQLSAMKRKVGDAGVEELRPGEPPAKIQSRWNNDELLMAVTAVRKYGKDYQAIAETLGTKTEAHIRSFFITYRRRYNLDAVLREHEADRFNVKHIQPGTTSTDSAENDVDNSNANNGTGSPQTNAKDEKYMLFRRR